The segment cagagctgcactcactattctgctggtatagcattacattacttatcttgtactgatcctgagttacatcctgtattatacgtcagagctgtactcactgttctgctggtggagtcactgtgtacatacattacattacttatcctgtactgatccggagttacatcctgtattatactccagagctgcactcactattctgctggtggagtcactgtgtacatacattacattacttatcctgtactgatcctgagttacatcctgtattatactccagagctgcactcactgttctgctggtggagtcactgtgtacatacattacattacttatcctgtactgatccggagttacatcctgtattatactccagagctgcactcactattctgctggtggagtcactgtgtacatacattacattacttatcctgtactgatccggagttacatcctgtattatactccagagctgcactcactattctgctggtggagtcactgtgtacatacattacattacttatcctgtactgatccggagttacatcctgtattatactccagagctgcactcactattctgctggtggagtcactgtgtacatacattacatatcctgtactgatccggagttacatcctgtattatgctccagagctgcactcactattctgctggtggagtccctgtgtacatacattacattacttatcctgtactgatcctgagttacatcctgtattatactccagagctgcactcactattctgctggtggagtcactgtgtacatacattacattactaatcctgcactgatcctgagttacatcctgtattatacttcagagctgcactcactattttgctggattctgcattataccccagagctgcactcagtatttATGTAAACTTTAAAATGGTCTTCAAGTTGGACATACACTTTAAATGTATATGGTGCTTGAGATCTATATTCACATGGGCACTCAGCTGTGTGAACTCACAGTTGCACTTGGTGACTGCAGTTGGACCCGGTGTAGCTGACAATAAGCTGCAGTTTCTCAGCGGCATAGTCCACAAACTGACGTTTGAAGGCTCTTTCCTTTGCTTTTGTAGTCCAGGTGAGGCGCTCGTATACGTACAAGAGCCCATAAAGGCCAAAAGACAAGGCGATGAGCCGCCAGCCCACGGCCTTCCAGACCTGAAATAACAGAACACAGAACGGGTCACAAAGATTCCAAATAAAACGCTCAATAGCCAACGCAAAGCGCACATACAGCACAACGTGGCAGCGAGGAGGAATTACATCTCATAGACGAAGATCtgtcaatctattttcaccatatcggtcctttaaaggggtattacaacCTCAGACActgatggcatatccacaagggTCCCATGACTAAGAAGAGCTCACGGGACCCCCCACCTACCAAATATTTATAGCATATGATACAAGTTGGGGAATGTAGACGGAAGAGGTTGCACTTACCACTCCTCCCACCACCAAAATGCCCATGGATGTCCGAGACGTCAACGACGCCAGTCCAGTCACCATGGAAACCATAAGCTCCTCCTGGGTCATTGCCCCCTGCTGCATTGGTGGCATGCTGGGATTCACCGGGGTCATTGCACGAGGTATCTGGGGGCAGCAGCGATACATTGTTGCGATACGTTACCTACTAAATACTCAGATATGAACAATAACCAAGGACTTCCCTTCCACCCACCTGGTCATTATAGGCCATCAAAGCTCTGCGGCCATTCTTGGGTCCTAGGAACCTGTTCACGAGCATCGTCCAGCCGAGAGAGAAGTGGAATTCCACGTCTTCTTGGAAGTCGGCACACAGCTTGTCACAGCTCAGGTCGTAGCTCAAGCTGAAGCTCTGACGGGGAACCAAAGAGTCAACCTGGGAACGGGTGGATGACGGGAGAAGAGGCAACAGCCCATCTACAAAGGAAAGGAGGGAACAGAAACCTCATTGTGAACTACCAGAGACTCACAGACAAACCGCGACACTACAGAAGAGTATCcaaccattttgtgtatacatctcctatgcagacctgtgtgtctccgtggttacagactacaaccaAACTCTGTAGTCTGATACGGCAGTCATGtcttactcccttccatctgcctCCTCTTTTATTgtccatattttatttatttttttaagaagaggggacagaggaagggaagtaacacatgactgcagtatTGGGGTGGTTTATGGCCCGTAAGCATGGAGATGCATAGGtttgcataagagctgtatacacaaaacagtgtTTGCCCTTTAGTCATTCATCTTACCAATCATCTCCTGCTGTGTGGTCTGCAGGGACACAGAAATGGTGCTGGAGCATCGATCAGACAGGTTCCTGCCCAGCCCTTCCTCTATGTGTCGATGCAGCTCCTGGTGGGAAAGGTGAAGAAAAGTCAAAACACAACAAGACCGGAGACACCAGGACAACCATCCATGACATCAGAAAGTTCCTCACGTTTTTATAAACTTTAAGGACAACAGACGATGGATGAAACTCCAAATGGAAGTCATCTACCAGCACGGAGAGGCGGCGGATCTCTTCAGCCATGGCGTTGGACACCTGAAACGGCCAAGATGTTAACCAATGGAGAAACAACAAGTCATGTTTTTACGGTAAAAGTTTCCCTGTACCACCGATGATGTCATCGGTCAATGAAGGGAGCATTCCCCTGCCAGTATATAGGCTGCTCTCCACTTGTACTGCCCCTGCCAGTATATAGGCTGCTCTCCACTTGTACTGCCCCTGCCAGTATATAGGCTGCTCTCCACTTGTACTGCCCCTGCCAGTATATAGGCTGCTCTCCACTTGTACTGCCCCTGCCAGTATATAGGCTGCTCTCCACTTGTACTGCCCCTGCCAGTATATAGGCTGCTCTCCACTTGTACTGCCCCTGCCAGTATATAGGCTGCTCTCCACTTGTACATATTTAGATTTTGCAGTCACCTGACGTTCCACCTCGTCCGTGATCTGCTTGATTTTCATCCTGTAATCCTCCGTCAGCAGCTCGAGTTGCTTCTCAATGAATTCCAACCGGTCCCTGAACTCCTCCTGCTTCTCAAGGCAGTAAACCCTGCGGAAGTTTTATAGTATTTACACCAGATATGAAACGAGGCGATGGAAACAGCCTCCATGTTGTTCTTACACGTCACTCACCTCTGCTCCTGGGCCGCCACATGCACGGACTCCATGATCTGCCGCAGAACCTCCGCTATGTGTTTGGCTCTCATCGTATGCTGCTCAAATTTAGTTTTTACAGCCGATTGAGAGATGCATTCCTGCAAACAGCAAAGTAAAAGTCTAAACGGGTGCTCATTATAAAAGAAATATTCCATGTTGACAGTTTTTAAGAACTCTGCTTGAAGTCAATGAATGGGAACCTTCAGTTTACTTTCAAAGGATGAATATCAGCCCTGGTTATTTCAGGATTGTGACAATACAGTTACCAAAGCTTCCTTGTATGTACAGAGAATCATGTGACCATCCTCTGTAGTCGAACAGTAATTTCCATTCAGtaacagcaagcaaagatcttaaaaACCTTGCAAAACATTTCACAGCACAGTAAATActctatttgctgaaaccagaataaCCCAAATTGCCCTAAGTAATCTCAAAATGAATAAGCCGAGATGCCCAGCAGTGGATTTAATGTATGGAGTCAAGACGCCGGGGGTGGGAGCACACCCATTCTGGACAAAACCTCCAGACTGATTATGTTTAATGCTGTACCTCAAATCTTCTCTCAAAGTTCTGGAACTCAAACATCCGGATTTGAAAACCTTCAGCTAAAGCGCCACCTACAGGTCAAAACACAAAGAAGTCAGgtgacagaaagaaaaaaaacacattcacaCAGAAAAACACTTCCTCATATGACTGCACGCACACCATGAGGCCAGGGAGAGAACACAATACCTCCTTCTGGCATTCCTTGTGCTTTTTGTATCCTGGCATTAAGAACTTCTTTGGCAGACACAAAGAAAATGCGATCTCCTGCTTGGGTTCGATCCAAGACTCCGAGCTCATCCACCAAGAAACTAGTGCATCGCTCCATGTGCTGACGCCGCACCTGAAGAGAAAGGAGCGATATCATACAAGAAACGACAAAACTGCTGCTGTGCTGGCTGCTCCTTCTCTGCTGTCAGTACAGGCAGAATCCAGTCAAACAGCTGTTATGTCTTACAATCTGGTTACTAGGGAttcactgccagcagaatagcgagtgcagctctggagtataatacaggatgtaactcaggatcagtacaggataagtaatgtaatgtatgtacacagtgactccaccagcagaatagtgagtgaagctctggagtataatacaggatgtaactcaggatcagtacaggataagtaatgtaatgtatgtacacagtgactccaccagcaggatagtgagtgcagctctggagtataatacagcatgtaactcaggatcagtacaggataagtaatgtatgtacacagtgactccaccagcagaatagggagtgccgctctggagtataatacaggatgtaactcaggatcagtaatgtaatgtatgtacacagtgactccaccagcagaatagtgagtgaagctctggagtataatacaggatgtaactcaggatcagtacaggataagtaatgtaatgtatgtacacagtgactccaccagcagaatagtgagtgcagctctggagtataatacaggatgtaactccggatcagtacaggataagtaatgtaatgtatgtacacagtgactccaccagcagaatagtgagtgcagctctggagtataatacaggatgtaactcaggatcagtacaggataagtaatgtatgtacacagtgactccaccagcagaatagggagtgccgctctggagtataatacaggatgtaactcaggatcagtacaggataagtaatgtatgtacacagtgactccaccagcagaatagggagtgccgctctggagtataatacaggatgtaactcaggataagtaatgtatgtatacagtgactccaccagcagaatagtgagtgcagctctggagtataatacaggataagtaatgtatgtatacagtgactccaccagcagaagtgATAGCGGCTCCTCGCTGCAGGGTTGTAAATAGATTCTGCTCAGCAGGGAGACACTGCATAGTAGATTTACATTGACGTGCCCATTCTCATGTATTTGGTATGTGCCCAGTTTTGCAGCTAAGGGGAAGCAGCAGATATACCACCGCTAGGCACAAactttgtcacccagctttcccagaaccaGACGGAACAGTGGAATAGAATATTTAAGTACTTATAAGAAGGGGACGACGCAAGAAGCCTCAAATACCCGCCTCACCTCATCCATATACTCCGGTTCTGACGCAGACGCATCCCACCGATTGTTCAGTATGAAGATGTTCGGTCGGGAGAGGCGTTCATTCACCTTGTGGAAAAACTGCTTTTCCTAGTACACAAGAAAACATGTGTGAGTATACGGCATAAAGGTGGCTGCCATACGTGGTTGCCACAGGGTCTCGGACACGACTGCCACTTACGGTCTGCATAAGAGTGGACTCAGAGTTTGCCACCAGTACAAACACATCAGCATCGAGGCAAAACTTATCTATCCAGCTGTCCAGCTCAGTGGTCACATCAATACCGGGGCTGAAAATACACAATACATTGTTAACAATATGTACAGGACTAGAAAAACATGGCCGCTTCCttctaaaaacagtgccacacctctcCACAGGTTGGATGTGGTAtaacagctcagccccattcacttcaatagagcagagctgcaataccagacacagcctgtggacatgtgtggcgctgtttctggaagaaaaaatCCATGTAGCAAATGAGGTCATATATGCATGGCGAACAATAAATCACAAGAAGAGGTCAGTATATAATGGGCCTGGCTCTGTTCTAGGCAGTGCATATTATAAGTGACCCCCTTGATGTGTATATAATGCTGCTCATAAGCCACACCCACAGTAACGCATTCAGTTGCGCCAAAGTCGCAGCTGTGCGCgctgcaatagaagtgaatgttaAGGGAGCAGCCAAACCGTGTCACGTGACGCTCTCGCAATTCAGTTGTAACGAAGATCACATATAGCAGAAAATTATCTCCCAAAGGGATTTTATGGAAAATAAACCTTACAAGTGGATTCCAAGATATCTGCTTGTAGTCACTGAATGACAACCTTTATTGCttactggtcatgtgatgctcgcACAgctgcacggcttgttacaggaGCAGAAGAGTTATCGCATTGTAACAAgcaccacatgaccaggacagaactGTAACCAGTAGTAATCAATTGTGTACATTCAATGacgacaagcagagatcttgagaatcATGAACAATGGAGACACaaaattgcagaacttttcattatatggAGATTTGCTGAaatgaggggggaggggggggggttgattcccgatattaaagaggctctgtcaccagattttgcaacccctatctgctattgcagcagataggcgctgcaatgtagattacagtaacgtttttatttttaaaaaacgagcatttttggccaagttatgaccattttcgtatttatgcaaatgaggcttgcaaaagtacaactgggcgtgtattatgtgcgtacatcggggcgtgtttactacttttactagctgggtgttgtgtatagaagtgtcatccacttctcttcacaacgcccagcttctggcagtgcagatctgtgacgtcactcacaggtcctgcatcgtgtcagacgagccggcaccagaggctacagatgattctgcagcagcatcggcgtttgcaggtaagtccatgtagctacttacctgcaaatgctgatgctgctgcagaatcaactgtagcctctggtgccgacacgatgcaggacctgtgagtgacgtcacagatctgcactgccagaagctgggcgttctgaagagaagtggatgatacttctcatcagaaagcccagctagtaaaagtagtaaacacgccccgatgtacgcacataatacacgcccacttgtacttttacttttcaacacgcccagttgtacttttgcaagcctcatttgcataaatacgaaaatggtcataacttggccaaaaatgctagttttttaaaaataaaaacgttactgtaatctacattgcagcgccgatctgctacaatagcagataggggttgcaaaatctggtgacagagcctctttaaataccctCTTCGGCCATATTACAGTATGACAATCCTCTCACACTGGCAGaggtatatagtgtatatcattGTACGTTATTCCTGCAGTGATTGGATCATTACCCGGCACATTTATGATCTTCAGGATAAAGGGTCTAAAACTTTATTGTGAGTCCGGgaacatttattttttctataacTATTCTTCGTACTGTACAAACTTGTCTCTAATCGCCTCCGCCCGTGCCCATCCCAGTTCTCCTCCACCTTCACTCCGTCTCCAGTTATAGAAGCTTCAATAACATAACAAAACCTAAAACAAATGCTATAAAAGTAACCTATAACTTTTATCACCGCACCTGCCTCACAGCACACGAGATCATCATACAATCCAGTTATATGAACCTCTTGTATCTGGGTCCAGGAAGTAGTTAACTTACAGAAACCAATATAACCTATGCATGCAGCTATCATTTAGTCACAGAGTCACGCAGGCTTCAAAGAAATGCACAGCCCCTGCTCTCTCCTCCCCCAGTCTGACTCCTCCTGTGATATATAATAATGAATCTAGTGTTTTATtacggggacatctgtggatccaGTCTTTCATTGACAAGTCGTGATCAGTGGAGGTTACCTGTCCATCAGCACAAGGTCATCCTTCAGCAGGGGGCACTTGGAATTAGGCCACATGACACTGACcaaggatccagagtccagaagtTCATCCTGATGAAGGGCATGAGCCAGCTGCATCACGGTCTGGAAGAAATGGGACGGGTTTGGATTAAACGGACATAGATTTCGGAGATTTTAGTAGCTCGTCGGTGGTTACAATATGCGTCACAACtactaaataaaaaagttattgcagaaataaataaaatatattacacacacacacacacacaattactTATTTGATTAGCGGTTCTTTAAGTAGTTGTAAcgtataattatattatatatatatcattttacAAGACCTCTTCTTGCAGTCAGTGAGTGTAAAAATTAACAGTTTACATTTAAAGACTGAAAACCTATTCTGACCCAGTCCCGTTTATACAACTGCAGGGTTTCTTAGGCTCTAATCACACGACAGGATCCGAGTGTCGagcgataaaaacggccgttttgcatcagttccgt is part of the Rhinoderma darwinii isolate aRhiDar2 chromosome 10, aRhiDar2.hap1, whole genome shotgun sequence genome and harbors:
- the MFN2 gene encoding mitofusin-2, with protein sequence MSLLFARPIAKNSNKKDKRYMADVNASPLKHFVTAKKKINGIFDQLGAYIQESYNFLEETYQNAELDPIASEEQVLEVKGYLTNVKGIGEVLARRHMKVAFFGRTSNGKSSVINAMLWDKVLPSGIGHTTNCFLRVEGTDGNESYLLTDGSEEKKSVKTVMQLAHALHQDELLDSGSLVSVMWPNSKCPLLKDDLVLMDSPGIDVTTELDSWIDKFCLDADVFVLVANSESTLMQTEKQFFHKVNERLSRPNIFILNNRWDASASEPEYMDEVRRQHMERCTSFLVDELGVLDRTQAGDRIFFVSAKEVLNARIQKAQGMPEGGGALAEGFQIRMFEFQNFERRFEECISQSAVKTKFEQHTMRAKHIAEVLRQIMESVHVAAQEQRVYCLEKQEEFRDRLEFIEKQLELLTEDYRMKIKQITDEVERQVSNAMAEEIRRLSVLVDDFHLEFHPSSVVLKVYKNELHRHIEEGLGRNLSDRCSSTISVSLQTTQQEMIDGLLPLLPSSTRSQVDSLVPRQSFSLSYDLSCDKLCADFQEDVEFHFSLGWTMLVNRFLGPKNGRRALMAYNDQIPRAMTPVNPSMPPMQQGAMTQEELMVSMVTGLASLTSRTSMGILVVGGVVWKAVGWRLIALSFGLYGLLYVYERLTWTTKAKERAFKRQFVDYAAEKLQLIVSYTGSNCSHQVQLELSGTFAHLCQQVDVTRDNLEQDMAALTKKIEILDSLQSRAKLLRNKAGWLDSELNMFTHQYLEQS